One stretch of Muribaculum intestinale DNA includes these proteins:
- a CDS encoding DUF6043 family protein, with the protein MKNQQDNLGSQDGKIDLKMWMEEHPQEYGEFAAAMGEADSLEVFLLGAAAFLSSPEFQKRLENMIDLDNLDLDELLKILQESDFAEKIFGEQAEGSEWAKYRLPFAAWLKYGRSSEMMIDNIEEAAESIDNKQYQWQLAKFMKTFLAREVEDKRRSRKDLKEYLDYRMSVDNGNLADWALEGIDESKPTAKITENAELSHDLLSLLASHGSEIVKRIGKWIETHIRGVDIAHLYVALVESGELDPSTPVKRFVEILSATFPECKIVGERQVQKSVNTLQDLSPNRKRFIKDEPEHRFAIDSIKTDVLRIDPDGVD; encoded by the coding sequence ATGAAAAATCAGCAAGATAACTTAGGCAGTCAGGATGGAAAGATTGATTTGAAGATGTGGATGGAGGAGCATCCGCAGGAATATGGCGAGTTTGCTGCGGCGATGGGCGAAGCGGACTCGCTGGAGGTGTTTTTGTTGGGTGCAGCAGCATTTCTTTCGTCGCCGGAGTTTCAGAAGCGATTGGAGAATATGATTGACCTTGACAATCTGGACTTGGATGAGCTTTTGAAGATTCTTCAAGAGTCGGATTTTGCTGAGAAGATATTTGGCGAACAGGCAGAAGGGAGCGAATGGGCTAAATACCGGTTGCCCTTTGCCGCATGGCTCAAATATGGACGCTCTTCTGAAATGATGATAGATAATATTGAGGAAGCGGCAGAGTCGATTGACAACAAACAGTACCAGTGGCAGCTTGCAAAGTTCATGAAGACATTTCTTGCGAGGGAGGTAGAGGATAAACGACGCTCGCGCAAGGATTTGAAGGAGTATCTTGATTATCGCATGAGTGTAGATAACGGCAATTTGGCTGATTGGGCGTTGGAGGGTATTGATGAGTCTAAACCGACTGCTAAAATTACAGAAAACGCAGAATTATCTCATGACCTTCTTTCCCTTTTGGCATCTCACGGCAGTGAGATTGTTAAGCGCATTGGCAAATGGATAGAAACACATATCCGTGGCGTTGACATAGCGCACTTATATGTCGCACTTGTCGAGTCTGGCGAGCTGGATCCGTCAACACCTGTCAAACGATTTGTCGAGATATTATCCGCCACATTCCCTGAATGCAAAATCGTCGGCGAGCGTCAGGTGCAGAAGAGCGTAAACACGCTACAAGATTTATCTCCCAATCGTAAGCGATTTATCAAAGACGAGCCAGAACATCGCTTCGCTATTGACTCTATAAAGACCGATGTTTTACGAATTGACCCAGATGGAGTAGACTGA
- a CDS encoding DUF4267 domain-containing protein: MENNGISKPINKRQRFSRFMRYLSVAVVTVWLLVFLIASADKDEFRAVGVIVLLFFVFLFIIPLIGFWIYSFVKAVRRHSKADRILLWFHIADLLILGGIVFLLNRPPMRCDAFIMAECYNGEPVFWMWNTVGRYRDMLPDSTRLVVEFDNGDMPQSMPQSDILDEFEKKQLKERLDYLGCIGIDVNNYPDSEYSTIRFRRMNMGMYSYRLYNHPLSHDQQDSINADPCLIVYNDSTVFEFSAGVLGAQTFPGKQEFLEAQKRNETK, translated from the coding sequence ATGGAGAATAACGGGATAAGCAAGCCTATAAATAAACGACAACGATTCAGCCGATTCATGCGGTATCTTTCTGTGGCAGTTGTCACGGTTTGGTTGCTTGTATTTTTGATTGCATCTGCCGATAAAGATGAATTTCGGGCGGTCGGCGTCATTGTGTTATTGTTTTTCGTATTCCTCTTTATAATTCCGCTTATCGGATTTTGGATTTATTCTTTTGTAAAGGCCGTAAGGCGACACTCAAAAGCCGACAGGATTCTTTTATGGTTCCATATCGCCGATCTGTTAATCCTTGGGGGTATAGTTTTTCTACTTAATAGACCACCTATGAGATGCGATGCGTTCATTATGGCTGAATGTTACAACGGAGAGCCTGTTTTCTGGATGTGGAATACAGTAGGTCGTTATCGCGATATGCTGCCTGACAGCACACGACTGGTTGTTGAATTTGATAACGGAGATATGCCACAATCTATGCCCCAATCCGATATACTGGACGAATTTGAAAAAAAGCAACTAAAAGAACGTTTGGACTACTTAGGTTGTATAGGGATAGATGTCAACAATTATCCCGATTCGGAATATTCAACTATCCGATTCCGACGTATGAATATGGGAATGTACTCATATCGCCTTTATAATCATCCTCTCTCGCATGACCAGCAGGACAGCATAAACGCTGATCCGTGCCTGATAGTATATAATGACTCTACTGTTTTCGAGTTTAGTGCCGGTGTCTTAGGAGCACAGACTTTTCCTGGCAAACAGGAATTTCTTGAAGCGCAAAAAAGGAATGAAACTAAATGA
- a CDS encoding relaxase/mobilization nuclease domain-containing protein: protein MIVKKLNDVSGGGFPGARYNEKKIADGVATLMAMENVSEALRHNVETLHRFGLDASAEVERYMKENSKTYGNTKTTRFQFHVSASVKGRAMSPEELTDFARELMVGMGYARQPYFVYAHHDTGNNHVHILSTRIKPNGYAISDHQDRRRLNECANRILSPDIKKDIDRILCYDYETEGQFANIVKTHGYKIEKSLDGYRLFKCGGDAGNIAIGDILNRITRNSPNRKDRATQLRSIIRKYKSEIAEGKCQSVDNVKVSKGKKRKPVKAKLNTDIRKILDNHGKPLSEENCQRIQTLIDVLKTKFGIDISFQKDKDGRVRGYSVIDHAEKIAFDGSKVMKLSELIDFVIKPQRKPSPLDVYRDLFTVEVGKGSRGNYMLINVKDGPTYRKPISPRQYAWYNGVKDDEREDVGLTIAATMFSEEILTEYLMRYPIHNHQERIKGMAVVKHRNGNYCLHLALTDVYMPLIELTLEEESKFRSLHSDEQARQGFLMSIAMLHLTRKDAEAVKDRIKQNTQSKAGVRILPSRPQDYSQEISEIFTVNLANALSSLNVSSGSSGYKREHEVGNSSRYDDIDDRQSGTRLTM, encoded by the coding sequence ATGATAGTCAAGAAGCTCAACGATGTGTCCGGCGGCGGTTTCCCCGGCGCTCGATATAACGAGAAAAAGATTGCTGATGGCGTGGCAACCCTTATGGCGATGGAGAACGTCAGCGAGGCGTTGCGTCACAATGTCGAGACGCTGCACCGCTTCGGCCTTGATGCCTCGGCTGAAGTCGAAAGGTATATGAAAGAAAACTCTAAGACCTACGGCAATACAAAGACAACACGTTTCCAGTTCCACGTGTCGGCCTCCGTGAAAGGACGCGCCATGTCGCCGGAAGAACTTACCGACTTTGCGCGAGAGCTTATGGTGGGTATGGGATATGCCCGTCAGCCGTATTTTGTTTACGCCCACCATGATACCGGCAACAACCATGTGCATATTCTCTCGACGAGAATAAAGCCAAACGGTTATGCCATATCAGACCATCAGGACAGGCGCAGGCTTAACGAGTGCGCCAACCGCATACTATCTCCTGACATCAAAAAAGATATTGACCGGATTCTCTGTTACGACTATGAAACGGAGGGTCAGTTTGCCAATATCGTCAAGACTCACGGCTACAAGATAGAGAAATCGCTCGACGGCTACCGACTGTTCAAGTGTGGAGGCGACGCCGGGAATATCGCTATCGGTGACATCCTCAATCGAATCACCAGGAACAGCCCCAATCGCAAAGACCGCGCTACACAGCTCCGCTCCATAATCCGGAAATACAAGAGCGAGATAGCCGAGGGAAAATGTCAAAGTGTCGATAATGTCAAAGTGTCAAAAGGTAAGAAGCGAAAGCCGGTAAAGGCAAAGCTGAACACCGACATCCGCAAAATACTTGACAACCACGGCAAACCGTTGAGCGAGGAGAATTGTCAGCGCATACAGACTCTCATTGATGTTCTCAAGACAAAGTTTGGCATAGACATCAGTTTCCAGAAGGACAAGGACGGCAGGGTAAGAGGATACAGTGTAATCGACCATGCTGAAAAGATAGCCTTCGACGGCAGCAAGGTGATGAAACTGTCGGAGCTGATAGACTTCGTCATCAAGCCACAAAGGAAACCATCACCGCTTGACGTGTACCGCGACCTGTTCACTGTCGAGGTGGGCAAAGGCAGCAGAGGGAACTATATGCTCATCAATGTCAAAGACGGTCCGACGTACCGCAAGCCAATCTCACCGAGGCAGTACGCATGGTATAACGGCGTAAAGGATGACGAGCGCGAAGATGTAGGCCTGACAATAGCGGCCACGATGTTCTCCGAGGAGATACTGACCGAATATCTCATGCGCTATCCGATACACAACCATCAAGAGAGAATAAAAGGCATGGCCGTTGTCAAACATAGAAACGGCAACTATTGCCTCCACCTGGCACTGACAGACGTCTATATGCCTTTGATCGAATTAACTCTGGAGGAGGAATCCAAGTTCCGTTCTCTCCATTCCGATGAACAGGCACGACAGGGTTTCCTGATGTCAATAGCCATGCTGCATCTTACTCGAAAGGATGCCGAGGCGGTTAAAGACAGGATAAAACAGAATACCCAATCCAAAGCCGGAGTCCGTATTCTCCCTTCCCGTCCACAGGACTACTCCCAGGAAATATCGGAGATTTTTACAGTCAATCTTGCCAACGCACTCTCTTCCCTCAATGTCAGTTCCGGCTCCTCCGGCTACAAGCGCGAGCACGAAGTCGGCAACAGCTCCCGCTACGACGACATTGATGACCGTCAGTCCGGCACACGACTTACAATGTAA
- a CDS encoding DUF2750 domain-containing protein, translating to MKLTDKEISSMFAQSPEVRYSYSLKRIADSGCLWYLSSDDSYMCIQDGDIRLFPVWPFKEYAEKFVSSMSNGHKCNCSKLNLEEFSDKLVDYLCETGISIGVFPITENDYGKIISVNTFAEDLSVELENYQ from the coding sequence ATGAAACTAACCGATAAAGAAATAAGCAGTATGTTTGCTCAATCACCGGAAGTCAGATACAGTTACTCGCTGAAAAGGATTGCGGACAGCGGTTGTCTATGGTATCTGTCATCTGATGATAGCTATATGTGCATTCAGGATGGAGACATAAGACTGTTTCCTGTGTGGCCATTTAAGGAGTATGCGGAGAAGTTTGTGTCAAGCATGAGCAACGGACATAAATGTAATTGCTCAAAATTGAATCTCGAAGAGTTTTCCGACAAACTTGTTGATTATCTTTGTGAAACGGGAATATCAATAGGAGTTTTTCCGATCACTGAAAATGACTATGGCAAAATAATTAGCGTAAATACCTTTGCTGAAGACTTATCCGTTGAACTTGAAAATTACCAATGA
- a CDS encoding helix-turn-helix domain-containing protein → MQDLLDMLNEGRAHVKVEMNAEDLKAFSEDLIRRAKDELGSMVEAAKKERMLTKAEVKELFGVCDATLWHWANKGILKPVKTGNKIMYPEVRKALGQRNINI, encoded by the coding sequence ATGCAGGATTTATTAGATATGCTCAATGAGGGTCGGGCCCATGTCAAGGTGGAGATGAACGCCGAAGACCTCAAGGCATTTTCGGAGGACTTGATCCGCCGCGCAAAGGATGAACTCGGCTCGATGGTCGAGGCAGCCAAAAAAGAACGTATGCTCACCAAAGCCGAGGTAAAGGAACTCTTTGGCGTATGCGATGCCACACTCTGGCACTGGGCAAATAAAGGTATCCTCAAACCTGTCAAGACCGGCAACAAGATTATGTACCCTGAGGTACGCAAAGCCCTCGGACAACGTAACATCAATATCTGA
- a CDS encoding PHP domain-containing protein, with protein sequence MNNPIGSLWNKWDLHLHTDASDGKGSCQDILDEAIAKNIKCIAITDHHTVDNVDMMKTLAKDAGVTVISGVEFRTEYGRASVHMIGLFPDEFNGITLTSEFLKENVLNQLGISRSRIIQIGRESLKQDGLPEASYFKDGMFRVQVNFKDAANLIHKYGGIVTVHAGSKSNSIDEEMKHEGKSKKNVSIEDSLGPVKEELFRDGYIDICDLTKPKEAGFYQKTFRKPSITTSDAHEVSEVGTNACWIKADLTFEGLRQILAEPERISFEEPEILARIKRNPDKFIRSLEIRRISGATMPEKWFDSIRIQLNPGLVAIIGNKGSGKSALTDIIALCADSTNQNWAFLTPAKFRMPKPYNVSNI encoded by the coding sequence ATGAATAATCCTATAGGATCACTATGGAATAAATGGGATCTACATCTTCATACTGATGCTTCTGACGGTAAGGGTTCCTGTCAGGATATATTGGATGAAGCTATAGCAAAAAATATAAAGTGTATCGCTATAACAGATCATCATACAGTTGATAATGTAGATATGATGAAAACGCTGGCGAAAGACGCCGGCGTAACAGTAATTTCCGGGGTTGAATTTAGGACTGAATATGGGAGGGCATCTGTCCATATGATAGGTCTTTTCCCTGATGAGTTCAATGGAATAACTCTTACATCAGAATTTTTAAAGGAAAACGTTCTTAATCAATTGGGTATATCTCGCTCAAGAATAATACAAATTGGTCGAGAATCCCTCAAACAAGATGGATTGCCAGAGGCATCTTACTTTAAGGATGGGATGTTTCGCGTACAGGTGAACTTTAAGGACGCAGCCAATCTAATCCATAAATATGGAGGAATCGTAACAGTTCATGCAGGTTCAAAGTCAAACAGTATTGATGAAGAAATGAAGCATGAAGGTAAATCTAAAAAAAATGTTTCGATTGAAGATTCATTAGGCCCAGTAAAAGAAGAGCTTTTTAGGGATGGTTATATTGATATTTGTGATTTAACGAAACCTAAGGAAGCTGGATTTTATCAAAAAACATTTAGGAAACCATCTATAACAACTTCCGATGCTCATGAAGTAAGCGAGGTCGGAACTAATGCATGCTGGATAAAAGCAGATTTGACATTTGAAGGATTGAGACAAATTCTTGCTGAACCGGAACGAATATCATTTGAAGAACCTGAAATTTTAGCAAGAATAAAAAGAAATCCAGATAAATTTATTCGGTCTTTAGAGATTCGACGTATTTCGGGTGCCACTATGCCTGAAAAGTGGTTCGATAGTATTAGAATTCAATTAAATCCAGGCTTAGTCGCAATTATTGGTAATAAGGGGAGCGGCAAGAGTGCCCTTACTGATATTATTGCGTTATGTGCTGACTCTACAAATCAGAACTGGGCATTTTTGACACCTGCAAAGTTCAGAATGCCAAAACCATACAATGTATCTAACATTTGA
- a CDS encoding DUF3987 domain-containing protein: MKANGYYNHPRFPLEAGCGLIEEDSIAFTSDSGKTTETPSFPLEIFPKAIRDIIEALEEYENYNVDFTSASFLTVFAAAMGNTWSVRFMTGWVSRPIIYMVLVGSPSCGKTPPLQQAVAPLLKLDGEYDMIYCKEMETYRRWERMSAKQRERHSLPEEMEMPQRKCHVVVDSTVEALIGTLRDNPRGVLIYKDEIDSLLSNFNRYNGSDEGYFLSLFSGTPFKYSRKSNNEHIFLANPYCSIIGTTQPGRLDEQFGGKRMMNGFSSRFLKVYPEIDKMPSWNDTAMPDSVLEEWERIIRKVVAATPSTDQEGKATSIELLFSQESKLRIIQWKDEVNNKAYAETDSDAVRALCGKLETYLVRFCLVIQIMHCICGESGMDKIEPGTAELAIRLTEYFRNMESRIAPEIETGILDNRFTELLGNLRDSFTTAEAVREALQLGISESSVKRFLRDGGRGFVKKKSHGCYRKI; encoded by the coding sequence ATGAAAGCGAATGGCTATTACAACCATCCACGCTTTCCGTTGGAAGCCGGATGTGGATTGATCGAGGAGGATAGCATTGCCTTTACCAGCGATTCCGGTAAAACTACCGAAACTCCTTCTTTCCCTCTGGAGATATTTCCGAAAGCAATCCGCGACATAATAGAGGCTCTTGAGGAGTATGAGAACTATAATGTCGATTTCACTTCGGCTTCATTCCTTACAGTATTCGCGGCTGCTATGGGCAACACTTGGTCAGTCCGCTTCATGACAGGATGGGTAAGCCGACCGATAATCTACATGGTGCTTGTCGGCTCGCCGAGCTGTGGCAAGACACCTCCATTGCAACAGGCGGTCGCACCTCTCCTCAAACTCGACGGAGAGTATGACATGATCTACTGCAAGGAGATGGAAACATACCGCCGATGGGAACGCATGTCGGCAAAGCAGCGTGAGAGACATTCTCTCCCTGAAGAAATGGAGATGCCTCAGCGAAAATGCCATGTAGTGGTTGACTCCACTGTAGAGGCTCTTATCGGAACGTTGCGCGACAATCCGCGCGGAGTGCTGATTTACAAGGATGAGATAGACAGCCTTCTTTCCAATTTCAACCGCTACAACGGTTCGGACGAGGGCTACTTTCTCAGTCTGTTCAGCGGTACGCCTTTCAAGTACAGCCGAAAGTCAAACAACGAGCATATCTTCCTCGCCAATCCCTATTGTTCTATTATTGGCACTACACAGCCTGGTCGTCTGGACGAACAGTTCGGCGGCAAGCGAATGATGAACGGCTTTTCATCTCGATTCCTGAAAGTCTATCCCGAAATTGACAAGATGCCGTCGTGGAACGACACCGCCATGCCTGACAGCGTTCTTGAAGAATGGGAGCGAATTATCCGAAAGGTGGTAGCCGCTACTCCTTCAACAGACCAAGAGGGAAAAGCAACCTCAATAGAGCTACTGTTTTCCCAAGAGTCGAAGCTCCGCATAATTCAGTGGAAAGACGAGGTCAATAACAAGGCTTATGCTGAAACGGATTCGGATGCTGTAAGAGCGTTGTGCGGCAAACTGGAAACTTATCTCGTCCGCTTCTGCCTGGTCATACAGATTATGCACTGTATCTGTGGAGAATCGGGCATGGATAAAATTGAACCGGGAACTGCCGAACTCGCCATCAGGCTCACCGAATATTTCAGAAACATGGAGAGCCGGATTGCACCGGAGATTGAAACCGGTATCCTTGACAACCGGTTCACCGAGTTACTCGGAAACCTCAGGGATTCGTTCACCACAGCCGAGGCAGTCAGGGAAGCCCTGCAACTCGGAATCTCGGAATCCTCGGTCAAAAGATTCCTGAGAGACGGAGGCCGAGGATTCGTGAAGAAAAAGTCACACGGTTGCTATCGCAAAATATGA
- a CDS encoding pentapeptide repeat-containing protein yields the protein MKLTDKQYSNQVFKRTSFCNEGIAVWWTKKKFERCQFLGCDFSDVLARGCRFIECVFKGGKLQHFSMGGRTSVLLRKTVYMGCTFENVKLRSLGIADFIGCTFINCDFNTAFIAASFSKCKFVGKIYGCVFCGPKFDSYYYGNKLSFLVSNKGRLEDVDFSEASLTDVDFRGGIDLSKVLMPHTTINRM from the coding sequence ATGAAACTGACCGATAAACAATATAGCAATCAGGTTTTTAAGCGCACCTCGTTTTGTAACGAAGGCATTGCCGTGTGGTGGACTAAAAAGAAATTTGAGCGATGCCAATTTCTTGGATGTGATTTTTCAGATGTCCTTGCAAGAGGGTGTCGATTTATAGAATGTGTTTTCAAAGGAGGTAAGTTACAACATTTCTCTATGGGTGGACGGACTTCTGTCTTGTTGCGGAAAACTGTCTATATGGGTTGCACTTTTGAAAATGTCAAATTAAGAAGTCTCGGAATTGCAGATTTCATTGGTTGTACGTTCATTAACTGCGACTTCAATACCGCATTCATTGCCGCGTCATTTTCAAAGTGCAAATTTGTCGGAAAGATTTATGGATGCGTGTTTTGCGGGCCGAAGTTCGACAGCTATTATTATGGGAATAAATTATCATTTTTAGTGTCTAATAAAGGACGATTGGAGGATGTTGACTTTTCCGAAGCCAGTCTTACTGACGTAGATTTCCGCGGAGGTATTGATTTATCAAAGGTTCTGATGCCTCACACTACCATAAACAGGATGTGA
- a CDS encoding ATP-binding protein has translation MKYLNRIADKTLDLRLEAFGAVQIAGPKWCGKTTTAERRAGSVIKMQDPDRRAGYLAAAQTKPSLLLKGATPRLIDEWQVAPVIWDAVRHAVDERREKGQFILTGSTVIDDEEIMHTGTGRITKMAMYPMSLFESLESNGSISLGRLFNEADYEIDGEISQLSIEQLIFAACRGGWPASLDEMSTKAKLLIAKDYIDVICNEDISRVDKTRRNPALARLILRSYARNICTLAKKTSMLADVSEEMEGISMPTFDDYVCALEKLFVIDDIEAWSPAIRSKTVIRTGKKRCFVDPSIAVAALGASPESLELDLNTFGFIFECLCFRDLRAYSQALGGRLSYYHDRLGLEADAVLHLDDGRYALIECKLGSREIEDGAKHLIEIKHLITEKNMAEKQIKLREPDLLIVLTGGEMAYTREDGVKIIPIGCLRD, from the coding sequence ATGAAGTATCTGAATAGAATTGCCGACAAGACTCTTGATTTGAGGCTTGAGGCTTTCGGCGCCGTACAGATAGCTGGACCCAAGTGGTGTGGCAAGACAACTACTGCAGAACGTCGGGCGGGAAGTGTTATTAAGATGCAGGATCCTGACCGTCGGGCGGGATATTTGGCTGCCGCTCAAACAAAGCCATCGTTATTACTCAAGGGTGCAACGCCTCGGCTTATTGATGAATGGCAGGTTGCCCCAGTAATATGGGATGCAGTTCGCCATGCGGTTGATGAACGCAGAGAGAAGGGACAGTTTATTCTGACTGGTTCGACAGTAATAGATGATGAGGAAATAATGCACACGGGAACAGGTCGCATTACCAAAATGGCTATGTACCCTATGAGCCTGTTCGAGTCTCTTGAATCCAATGGCTCTATCTCTTTGGGGCGATTATTTAATGAGGCGGACTATGAGATTGATGGTGAAATTTCACAATTATCTATTGAGCAACTGATTTTTGCTGCCTGCCGTGGCGGGTGGCCCGCTTCTCTCGATGAGATGAGCACCAAAGCTAAGTTACTGATTGCTAAAGACTATATTGATGTGATATGTAATGAGGATATTTCAAGAGTTGATAAAACGCGAAGAAATCCTGCATTGGCAAGGCTCATTCTTCGATCCTACGCACGAAATATCTGTACTTTAGCAAAGAAAACCTCCATGCTTGCTGATGTATCTGAAGAAATGGAAGGAATATCCATGCCTACATTTGATGATTATGTATGTGCTTTGGAGAAGCTCTTTGTAATTGATGATATAGAGGCATGGTCCCCTGCTATTCGTTCCAAGACTGTTATCCGAACCGGCAAGAAACGTTGTTTTGTTGACCCCTCTATTGCGGTGGCCGCGTTAGGTGCGTCACCAGAAAGTCTGGAACTTGATTTGAACACCTTCGGATTCATATTCGAGTGTCTGTGTTTTCGTGACCTCCGAGCATATTCGCAGGCACTGGGTGGGCGATTGTCATATTACCATGACCGTCTTGGACTTGAAGCTGATGCCGTATTGCACCTTGATGACGGACGATATGCGTTAATCGAATGCAAACTTGGTAGTCGCGAGATTGAGGACGGGGCAAAGCACCTCATTGAAATCAAACATCTTATAACGGAAAAGAATATGGCGGAGAAGCAAATTAAACTTCGTGAACCGGACTTGCTTATTGTCTTAACGGGCGGAGAAATGGCATATACACGCGAGGACGGTGTGAAAATAATACCAATCGGGTGCCTGAGAGATTAA
- the istA gene encoding IS21 family transposase, which produces MLHMEEKTSIILSHRREGMSIREIARRNGMSRKTVRKYLREFEREAGPSPTEREVDDYLLTRPKYDSSGRVRRVVTDDVRRRIDGFIARNRENVAAGLHKQQMRKLDMWRRLQDDGVRIAYSTVCQYVRALEAAPKSQEKPAKAYIRQDYEPGFRCEFDWGVLTLWIGGVRTRLHMAVFTLDHSNMRKAYLFSREDTLALMEAHRNCFRELGGTPRVMAYDNMRTAVKKFLGRDREHTDALLRMEVHYCFTPHFCNPRSGWEKGKVERSVEYIRRRAFSFEVRFDSLDAAQTHLAAVCDRLNTEASNMSAEEKRLRIQADLAALRPLDHGDIGCFEQRLYRVGKYSTITVDGVHYSVPDRLVGSQVAVKLYSERIVVLYGRDKVANHARSRRSGDWVIDLMHYLGTFLRKPAALGRSVALQQVHPSVAALYREHFRESPRSFIELLVFTRDNNLAYTDIVRAATSLSSRGLQRLSSEQIQAQMISAEGHMQSTADIAATNVPDPQQAEIESSASHTLDMLSSFMEYTRASQAD; this is translated from the coding sequence ATGCTACACATGGAGGAAAAAACATCCATTATTCTGTCTCATCGCCGCGAGGGGATGAGCATCCGCGAGATAGCGCGCCGCAACGGCATGAGCCGCAAGACCGTGCGCAAGTATCTGCGCGAGTTCGAGAGAGAGGCCGGCCCGTCACCGACAGAGCGGGAGGTTGACGATTATCTGCTGACCAGGCCGAAGTATGACAGCAGCGGACGCGTCAGGCGTGTTGTGACCGATGATGTCCGCCGTCGCATCGATGGTTTTATCGCCCGCAACCGGGAGAACGTCGCTGCCGGATTGCACAAGCAGCAGATGCGCAAGCTCGATATGTGGCGACGTCTTCAGGACGATGGCGTGCGTATCGCCTATTCCACAGTATGTCAGTATGTCCGTGCGCTGGAGGCAGCGCCGAAGTCGCAAGAAAAGCCTGCAAAGGCATATATCCGTCAGGACTATGAGCCTGGATTCCGTTGCGAGTTCGACTGGGGCGTGCTTACCCTGTGGATCGGTGGAGTCAGGACTCGCCTTCACATGGCGGTATTCACCCTCGACCACAGCAATATGCGCAAGGCATATCTGTTTTCGCGCGAAGATACCCTGGCTCTTATGGAAGCCCACCGCAACTGCTTCCGGGAGTTGGGGGGCACCCCGCGCGTGATGGCCTATGACAACATGCGTACCGCCGTAAAGAAGTTCCTCGGGCGCGACCGCGAGCACACGGATGCGCTGCTGCGCATGGAGGTACACTACTGTTTCACACCCCATTTCTGCAACCCTCGCTCGGGATGGGAAAAAGGCAAGGTGGAACGTTCGGTGGAATATATCCGGCGTCGTGCATTCTCGTTCGAGGTCCGGTTTGACTCCCTGGATGCCGCGCAGACGCATCTGGCGGCAGTCTGCGACAGGCTCAACACAGAGGCGTCCAACATGTCGGCGGAAGAAAAACGCCTGCGCATACAGGCCGATCTGGCGGCGCTACGTCCGTTGGACCACGGTGACATCGGCTGCTTCGAGCAGCGGCTGTACCGCGTCGGAAAGTATTCAACGATAACCGTTGACGGAGTGCACTACTCTGTGCCCGACCGTCTGGTGGGCTCGCAGGTGGCGGTAAAGCTGTATTCCGAGCGCATCGTGGTGCTTTACGGACGCGACAAGGTGGCCAATCATGCCCGAAGCCGACGCTCCGGCGACTGGGTCATCGACCTGATGCATTATCTGGGTACATTCCTGCGCAAACCGGCCGCTCTGGGGCGGTCTGTGGCTCTGCAACAGGTACATCCGTCGGTGGCGGCGCTTTACCGCGAACACTTCCGCGAGTCTCCGCGAAGCTTCATAGAACTGCTTGTGTTCACCCGCGACAACAATCTGGCATACACTGACATCGTCCGTGCCGCCACAAGTCTTTCGTCCCGCGGGCTCCAGCGCCTCTCATCTGAACAGATACAGGCTCAGATGATCTCGGCGGAAGGACATATGCAGTCAACCGCCGATATCGCGGCAACGAACGTTCCCGACCCGCAACAGGCT